From Erigeron canadensis isolate Cc75 chromosome 8, C_canadensis_v1, whole genome shotgun sequence, one genomic window encodes:
- the LOC122580656 gene encoding TMV resistance protein N-like, protein MGTRLQQLRSHLRIGLGGVRMVGIWGVGGGGKTTLATSLYMEISPEFDGFCFVENIREESRQHGLKSLQEKILSTVLKIQVQVESVELGKHKIKQMLCRRNVLIVLDDVDHLEQLEALAGYHNWFGDGSRIIITSRDKQLLKSHRVDEVCPVSLLSHEEAIRLFKRHAYQEHNPVKDYETLSLRVISYVNGLPLALKILGAFLYGKDKDEWLSTLDRLKYHPEMDIVQKLKISYDGLKLVEKELFLDIACFYRGKKLDEAMEILDACGFYPRIGVKVLIQKALIIVSKDGKFDMHDLVQEMAHYIVRGEHPYNPEKHSRVWREEDIKDICSRNATMENDKIEAIQGHADGHSFNFIMLVSNMKKLRFLKVATTSFDEGPSFLSNDLRYIDWEGYPASLFHESFQPTNLVVLKMKTSLQRELWKGYKYLPCLKEMELCYMKALVKTPDIGGLQCLEKLILEGCESLEEIHQSLGNHSNLVHVSVRICDKLTRFPTIVKMDKLKVLRISECKALIEFPMIEANMNNLIELSLENVGIEILPSPIGEYCTNLTLLKLKDCSKLKSIDGTFHSLKSLKYFELKGCKQFEKLSKDLFNENLDGLGLLLDSSIKQLILSRLPRFLRKLDLSECGLKDGDIPNEIGELSNLQQLHLGLNYFTRLDISFSKLTSLKFLHLSKCHYLVELPELASSLAILNADYCHSLELIKDKAHRRCKWLCEVSIWGGGKSITGGERLLESMLQGKAVKSGCMILQLKGLEIPRGFEPRVVKGGRCTLQVPENWYNHFSGFLFCVVLDGYFYVPKITTCMKHEKLTGDSTRTQDYVYWEETRNDKHTSTCMIYISFGLLRNTLWWDQTSTAIQLEIDSLYDGYRVIGCGSKLIPKTTETTNTDSEVSDDYTRRLKILHDSKSAFKFHIDS, encoded by the exons ATGGGAACTCGATTGCAACAGCTGAGATCTCATTTAAGAATTGGATTGGGTGGTGTGCGAATGGTTGGGATATGGGGGGTCGGGGGTGGCGGTAAGACCACTCTTGCAACTTCTCTTTACATGGAGATCTCACCGGAATTTGATGGTTTTTGCTTTGTGGAAAATATTCGGGAGGAATCCAGACAACATGGTTTAAAAAGCCTGCAAGAAAAAATTCTCTCAACTGTTTTAAAGATTCAAGTGCAAGTTGAGAGTGTTGAATTAGGAAAACACAAGATTAAACAAATGTTATGTCGTAGGAATGTGTtgattgttcttgatgatgTCGATCACCTCGAGCAACTAGAGGCTTTAGCGGGATACCATAATTGGTTTGGTGATGGGAGCCGGATAATAATTACATCTAGGGATAAACAACTGCTAAAATCTCACAGGGTAGACGAGGTATGTCCCGTTAGTTTATTATCACATGAAGAGGCTATTCGGCTCTTTAAAAGACATGCATATCAAGAGCATAATCCTGTAAAAGATTATGAGACACTTTCTTTACGTGTGATTTCTTATGTTAATGGCCTCCCGTTGGCACTTAAAATCTTAGGGGCTTTTCTTTATGGAAAGGATAAGGATGAGTGGCTTAGCACATTGGATAGGCTAAAATATCATCCAGAAATGGATATTGTGCAAAAGCTCAAGATCAGCTACGATGGACTTAAACTTGTGGAGAAAGAGTTGTTCTTGGATATTGCATGTTTTTACAGGGGAAAGAAGCTAGATGAAGCAATGGAGATACTTGATGCTTGTGGTTTTTACCCTCGTATAGGGGTAAAGGTGTTGATACAAAAGGCTCTAATAATTGTTTCAAAGGATGGCAAGTTTGATATGCATGATCTGGTTCAAGAAATGGCACACTACATTGTTAGAGGGGAACATCCTTACAATCCTGAAAAACATAGTAGGGTTTGGCGAGAAGAAGATATCAAAGACATATGTTCCAGAAATGCAACAATG GAAAATGATAAGATTGAGGCCATACAAGGTCATGCTGATGGTCATTCATTCAATTTCATTATGCTTGTTTCAAATATGAAGAAACTAAGATTCCTTAAAGTAGCTACTACTTCGTTTGATGAAGGGCCCAGTTTCCTTTCAAATGATTTAAGGTATATAGATTGGGAAGGTTATCCTGCAAGTCTGTTCCATGAAAGTTTTCAACCAACTAACCTTGTcgttttaaaaatgaaaacaagcTTGCAGAGAGAACTTTGGAAGGGTTACAAG TATCTACCATGTTTGAAAGAGATGGAACTCTGTTACATGAAAGCACTAGTCAAGACACCTGATATTGGTGGACTCCAATGTCTTGAGAAGTTGATACTCGAGGGATGTGAAAGTTTAGAAGAGATTCATCAATCACTTGGAAATCATTCGAATCTTGTTCATGTATCTGTACGTATTTGTGACAAGCTGACAAGGTTTCCGACCATTGTTAAGATGGACAAACTGAAAGTTCTTAGAATTTCAGAATGCAAAGCACTTATTGAGTTTCCAATGATTGAAGCAAACATGAATAACTTGATAGAGTTATCTTTGGAAAATGTTGGCATAGAAATCCTACCCTCACCAATCGGAGAATATTGTACCAACCTTACTTTGCTCAAGTTGAAAGATTGTTCCAAATTAAAGAGCATAGATGGCACCTTTCATTCCTTGAAAAGtctaaaatattttgaattaaagGGCTGCAAACAATTTGAGAAGTTGTCTAAAGATCTCTTCAATGAAAATTTAGATGGGCTTGGTTTGTTGTTGGATAGTAGTATTAAACAACTTATTCTTTCTCGCCTGCCACGTTTCTTAAGAAAATTGGATCTGAGTGAATGTGGATTGAAAGATGGAGACATACCGAATGAGATTGGTGAGTTATCCAACTTACAGCAGCTACATCTAGGATTGAATTATTTTACAAGATTAGATATCAGCTTCTCAAAACTTACTAGCCTTAAATTCCTTCACCTGAGTAAATGCCACTATCTTGTTGAATTGCCTGAGCTCGCATCAAGTTTAGCTATTCTCAATGCAGACTATTGCCACTCACTTGAACTGATTAAAGATAAAGCTCAtagaagatgtaaatggttatgTGAAGTATCAATATGGGGAGGGGGAAAGAGTATAACTGGTGGGGAGAGACTACTAGAATCCATGCTtcag GGAAAGGCAGTTAAAAGTGGGTGTATGATCCTTCAACTTAAAGGGTTAGAGATTCCGAGGGGGTTTGAACCTCGTGTGGTAAAAGGGGGGAGATGTACATTGCAAGTTCCGGAGAATTGGTACAATCACTTTTCTGGATTCTTATTCTGCGTAGTTCTTGATGGTTACTTTTATGTTCCAAAGATAACTACTTGTATGAAGCATGAGAAGTTAACAGGTGATTCGACGAGAACGCAAGATTACGTGTATTGGGAGGAGACTCGTAATGATAAACATACAAGTACATGtatgatatatatttcatttggGTTATTAAGAAACACTTTATGGTGGGATCAAACATCCACTGCTATACAGCTAGAAATTGACTCACTttatgatggatatagggttaTTGGGTGTGGATCTAAACTCATTCCGAAGACAACTGAAACAACTAACACTGATTCCGAGGTTTCTGATGATTATACACGTCGGTTGAAGATCCTACATGATTCCAAGTCTGCTTTCAAGTTCCACATTGATAGCTAG
- the LOC122580401 gene encoding vesicle transport v-SNARE 13-like yields the protein MSETFEGYERQYCEISATLSKKCTSASLLDGEQKKQKISEVKAGIDEAEALIRKMDMEARSLPPNVKAVLLAKLREYKSDLNNLKSEVKRIASTNLNQAARDELLEAGMTDVSAVSADQRGRLLMSTERLNKSSDRVRDSRRTMLETEELGVSLLQDLHQQRQSLLNAHGNLHGVDENISKSKKIMTNISRRMSRNKYIIGFMVAILVIAIILILYFKLK from the exons ATGAGTGAAACATTTGAAGGATACGAACGACAATACTGCGAAATTTCCGCAACTCTGTCCAAGAAATGCACTTCTGCTTCTTTACTTGATGGAG AGCAAAAGAAGCAGAAAATATCTGAAGTAAAAGCTGGAATCGATGAAGCAGAAGCTCTG ATTCGAAAAATGGACATGGAAGCAAGAAGCTTGCCACCTAATGTAAAGGCTGTGCTCCTTGCCAAATTAAGAGAATACAAATCAGATCTTAATAATTTGAAGAGTGAAGTTAAACGAATTGCATCAACAAACTTAAACCAGGCTGCCCGAGATGAATTGTTGGAAGCAGGAATGACAGATGTATCTGCG GTGTCAGCAGACCAAAGAGGAAGATTACTAATGTCAACCGAAAGATTGAACAAGTCAAGTGATAGAGTTAGGGACAGTAGAAGGACCATGCTGGAGACTGAAGAACTCGGGGTTTCACttctccaagatcttcaccaacaAAGACAGTCTCTCTTGAATGCCCATGGAAAT CTTCATGGAGTTGATGAGAACATAAGCAAGAGTAAAAAGATTATGACCAACATTTCAAGAAGGATGAGtcgaaacaaatatataattggCTTCATGGTTGCCATACTTGTTATTGCCATCATCTTGATTTTGTACTTCAAGCTAAAGTAG
- the LOC122580400 gene encoding ARF guanine-nucleotide exchange factor GNOM-like, whose translation MGCASQQSEVVTLARDTNDCSCTPPRMSSAFMVNSEIGAVLAVMRRNVRWGVQYMAEEDQIEHPLIKSFKEIRKKVFSWQREWHVVSPVMYLQPFLDVIQSDETSAPITGVALSSIYKFLTLEVLDLDTINVADALHLIVDAVTSCRFEVTDPASEEVVLMKILQVLLACMKNKASVKLSNQHVCNIVNTCFQIVHQASSKGELLQRTARHTMHELVRCIFMHLPNVGITQHELARRGGSVVSEEVGLPDEDHSSASKPQDNGYTGSKIESVGGSVDLSTEMPEVKMDHETISEVGQSKNHLVTDPFGVPCMVEIFNFLCSLLNAVEHVGVGPRSNSLAYDEDVPLFALGLINSAIELGGPSLRDHPEILALIQNDLFHSLMQFGLSPSPLILSTVCSIVLNLYHLMRVKLKLQLEAFFSSVLMKIALNKHGASYQQQEVALETLVDLCRQPTFIHEMYANYDCDISCSNLFEDLANLLSKSAFPVNSPLSAIHVLALEGIIAMISCMSEYVSNEVPVLEPFASNNEDHESFWNVKCDSYENSDCWVPYIHKMKHVKKKLMIGADHFNRDPKKGLQFLQGMNLLPETLDPICVAGFLRYTTGLDKNLVGNYLGNHDQFCVDVLQEFAKTFDFREMNLDIALRVFLETFRLPGESQKIQRVVEAFAERYYEQSPHILANKDAALLLSYSLIMLNTDQHNAQVKKKMTEEDFIRNNRLINGGTDLPREYLSELYQSICQNEIKMTPEQGVMTLDNWVGLIHKSRQTAPFIVCGLGERINNEMFAILSGPTVAALSVVLDLVEHEDVLETCINGFMDVAKIAGCYHLDDVLDGLLVSLSKFTTLLLPGSDEESVLAFGNDVKARKVTVAVFTIANMYGDYIRSGWRNILDCILSLHKLGLLPARLVADDLESNSEPDSGRSPLVSPAKPALAPIRKSSGLMGRFSEFLYSDTEKPAPQPSEEEVEARKRATETVKDCHIDSVLTESKFLQSESLSSLSRALILAASRSRKGNEDEDGAVFCLELLITVTLNNRDRIMLLWQGVYEYIANIVQSAVMPSTLVEKAVFGLIRICRRLLPYKEDLTDDLLKSLQLILKLDARVADAYCEHITHEVMRLVKANVGQIKSHMGWRTITSLLSITARHPEASEPGFETLEFIMLDGAHLLPANFVLCVNAARQFAESRVGDVARSVKSLDLMAGSADCLVRWSREAVGEEPEAANQLYQDIGEMWVRLVQGLRRICLDSREEIRSHAVLMLQRCLTGLEGIRLQDEMWLQCFDLAIFPLVNDLLDIAEKKSAKEYRNMEGTLVLSLKLLSKAFLHSLPSISRLISFSNIWVGVLTCMDRYTKVKFRGKRSEKIYELVPELLKNTLLVMKSKGILLSTDSAPDGIWQQTWLHVRNLAPLLQSEVYPDDESELVKPQTLVPEANILVP comes from the exons ATGGGGTGTGCAAGTCAACAGTCTGAAGTAGTTACGCTTGCCCGAGACACAAATGATTGTTCCTGTACGCCCCCCAGAATGTCTTCAGCATTTATGGTTAATTCAGAAATCGGTGCGGTTTTAGCTGTAATGAGAAGAAATGTTCGATGGGGAGTTCAATACATGGCAGAAGAAGATCAGATAGAACACCCTTTAATCAaatcttttaaagaaataagaaaaaaggTCTTCTCATGGCAGCGTGAGTGGCATGTTGTCAGCCCCGTCATGTATCTGCAGCCCTTTTTAGATGTTATTCAATCAGATGAAACTAGTGCGCCAATTACTGGTGTTGCCTTGTCATCAATTTACAAGTTTTTAACCCTTGAAGTTCTTGATCTGGATACCATTAATGTTGCCGATGCATTGCATCTGATAGTAGATGCTGTGACGAGTTGTCGGTTTGAGGTGACAGATCCTGCATCTGAAGAGGTGGTGTTGATGAAGATACTTCAGGTTTTATTGGCTTGTATGAAGAATAAAGCCTCGGTTAAGTTGAGTAATCAGCATGTATGCAACATAGTAAACACGTGTTTTCAGATAGTTCATCAAGCTAGCTCGAAAGGCGAGTTATTGCAGAGAACAGCTCGACACACGATGCACGAGTTGGTTAGATGTATTTTTATGCATCTgccaaatgttggcattactcaaCATGAGCTTGCCAGGAGAGGCGGATCAGTTGTTAGTGAAGAG GTTGGCTTGCCGGATGAGGATCACTCATCAGCTAGTAAGCCACAGGACAATGGATACACAGGTTCAAAGATTGAATCTGTTGGCGGTTCTGTAGACCTTTCCACCGAGATGCCTGAAGTCAAGATGGATCATGAAACTATTAGTGAGGTTGGTCAGAGCAAAAATCATCTTGTTACAGATCCTTTCGGTGTTCCATGCATGGTTGAAATATTCAACTTTCTTTGCTCTCTATTGAATGCGGTTGAACACGTTGGAGTGGGTCCTAGATCCAACTCTCTGGCATACGATGAAGACGTTCCCTTGTTTGCCCTAGGGCTGATCAACTCAGCCATTGAGTTAGGTGGGCCCTCTCTTAGGGACCATCCTGAGATATTAGCTTTGATACAAAATGATTTATTTCATAGCTTGATGCAGTTTGGGCTGTCTCCGAGCCCATTAATTCTTTCAACCGTATGTAGCATCGTGTTGAATCTCTATCATCTTATGCGGGTTAAACTCAAGCTGCAACTAGAAGCCTTTTTCTCTTCAGTTCTCATGAAGATTGCACTTAACAAACATGGAGCTTCATATCAACAGCAAGAAGTTGCCTTGGAAACTCTTGTTGATCTTTGTAGACAGCCTACTTTTATACATGAGATGTATGCAAATTATGATTGTGATATCTCATGTAGCAATCTTTTTGAAGATCTTGCAAATTTGTTATCAAAAAGTGCATTTCCGGTTAATAGCCCACTTTCTGCTATACACGTTCTTGCTCTTGAAGGAATAATCGCCATGATTAGTTGTATGTCTGAATATGTCAGTAATGAAGTTCCGGTCTTAGAACCTTTTGCCTCAAACAATGAGGATCATGAATCATTTTGGAATGTGAAGTGTGACAGCTATGAAAATTCTGATTGTTGGGTACCTTATATTCATAAAATGAAGCATGTTAAGAAGAAGCTGATGATTGGGGCGGATCACTTTAACCGGGACCCTAAAAAAGGTCTACAATTTCTTCAAGGAATGAATTTGTTGCCTGAAACACTCGACCCTATATGTGTAGCAGGTTTTTTGAGGTATACTACAGGTTTAGATAAGAATCTTGTTGGGAACTATCTCGGGAATCATGATCAATTCTGTGTTGATGTGCTTCAAGAATTTGCAAAAACATTTGATTTTCGAGAAATGAATCTTGACATTGCGTTGCGGGTTTTCTTAGAGACATTTAGATTACCCGGAGAGTCTCAGAAGATACAGAGAGTCGTGGAGGCATTTGCTGAACGTTATTATGAACAGTCACCTCATATTTTGGCCAACAAAGATGCTGCTTTGCTGTTGTCATATTCTTTAATTATGCTTAACACAGATCAGCACAATGCACAGGTTAAAAAGAAGATGACCGAAGAAGATTTTATTCGAAACAATCGGCTAATAAATGGTGGTACCGATCTTCCTCGAGAATATCTATCCGAGCTTTATCAATCGATCTGTCAAAATGAAATCAAGATGACCCCCGAACAAGGTGTCATGACCCTTGATAACTGGGTTGGGCTAATTCACAAGTCCCGACAAACTGCTCCATTTATTGTTTGTGGGTTGGGAGAGCGTATCAACAATGAAATGTTTGCTATTTTGTCTGGCCCGACTGTTGCTGCTCTCTCTGTGGTGTTGGATCTTGTAGAACATGAAGACGTGTTGGAAACGTGTATTAATGGATTCATGGATGTTGCCAAGATTGCGGGTTGCTATCATCTTGATGATGTGCTTGACGGGTTGCTGGTTTCTCTCTCCAAGTTTACTACACTTTTGCTTCCAGGGTCTGATGAAGAATCGGTTCTTGCTTTTGGCAACGATGTTAAAGCCCGCAAGGTAACTGTAGCGGTTTTCACCATAGCAAATATGTATGGTGATTATATACGCTCGGGTTGGCGAAACATTCTTGATTGCATTTTAAGCTTGCACAAGTTGGGTCTTCTTCCTGCTAGACTAGTAGCTGATGATTTGGAGTCCAATTCCGAGCCAGATTCGGGTAGATCTCCTTTGGTCTCCCCAGCCAAACCTGCTTTAGCTCCAATCCGAAAATCGTCAGGCCTGATGGGCCGGTTCAGTGAGTTTCTATATTCCGATACGGAAAAACCTGCTCCACAACCATCTGAAGAAGAGGTTGAAGCTCGTAAACGGGCAACAGAAACTGTGAAAGATTGCCATATTGATAGCGTACTTACCGAGAGTAAGTTTCTTCAGTCTGAGTCTCTTTCCAGTCTTTCCCGAGCTTTGATTTTAGCTGCTTCTCGATCCCGCAAGGGAAATGAAGATGAGGATGGTGCAGTTTTTTGTCTGGAATTGCTGATTACGGTCACATTAAATAACAGGGATAGAATTATGCTTCTATGGCAAGGTGTTTATGAGTACATAGCTAATATTGTGCAATCAGCCGTGATGCCTAGTACTCTAGTTGAGAAGGCGGTTTTCGGGCTCATAAGAATTTGTAGACGGCTTCTTCCTTACAAAGAAGACCTAACTGACGACCTTCTTAAATCTCTTCAACTGATCTTAAAACTGGATGCTCGGGTAGCCGATGCTTATTGTGAACATATTACGCATGAAGTTATGCGTCTTGTTAAGGCAAATGTGGGACAGATAAAATCTCACATGGGGTGGCGTACCATCACTTCCCTCCTCTCGATTACAGCCCGGCATCCTGAAGCTTCTGAACCGGGATTTGAGACTCTTGAATTCATCATGCTTGATGGAGCTCACTTGTTACCTGCAAACTTTGTGCTCTGTGTCAATGCGGCCCGCCAATTTGCTGAGTCTCGAGTTGGAGATGTAGCAAGATCAGTCAAGTCTTTGGACTTGATGGCAGGTTCAGCGGACTGCCTTGTGAGGTGGTCACGCGAAGCTGTGGGGGAAGAACCAGAAGCAGCAAATCAACTTTATCAAGATATCGGGGAGATGTGGGTCCGATTGGTTCAAGGTCTAAGGAGAATATGTCTAGACTCGAGAGAAGAAATCAGGAGCCATGCGGTTTTGATGCTACAACGGTGCTTGACGGGTTTGGAAGGTATCCGTCTTCAAGATGAGATGTGGTTACAATGTTTTGATTTGGCAATATTCCCATTAGTCAACGATTTGCTAGATATTGCTGAAAAAAAATCTGCAAAAGAGTACCGAAACATGGAAGGTACTcttgttttatctttaaagCTTCTATCAAAAGCATTTTTACATTCTTTACCAAGTATTTCTCGCTTGATATCGTTTAGTAACATATGGGTAGGCGTTTTAACTTGTATGGATCGTTATACAAAGGTTAAGTTTAGAGGGAAACGGAGTGAGAAAATATACGAATTAGTCCCCGAGCTTCTAAAGAACACTCTGCTTGTCATGAAATCTAAGGGAATACTTTTGTCGACCGATTCTGCTCCTGATGGTATTTGGCAGCAGACTTGGTTACACGTGAGAAACCTAGCACCTTTGTTGCAGTCGGAGGTATACCCTGATGATGAATCAGAGTTGGTAAAGCCACAGACTTTGGTTCCCGAGGCTAATATATTGGTTCCTTGA
- the LOC122580189 gene encoding SPX domain-containing protein 4-like — protein sequence MKFGKEFGIHIEQTLPEWKDKYLCYKLLKKFLKQRLPDLHHHHPGGDAAVLPPPPPPHVAAVDRNFPPVPPHLGDLQDWFVRVLDDEIEKFNDFYVDKEEEFVIRFKELKERIERVKEKSWKDGNFTSESEFSDEMMAIRKDFVTIHGEMVLLKNYSSLNFAGIIKILKKYDKRTGGLLRVHFTQLTLRQPFFTTEPLTRLVHECEENLELLFPLEAEVIESSSKPDGETSDTITTSVKVETSDVYKRTIDAMRTIKGLKKESSTSNPLSFGSIFGNQDVDTGAITNGDSPTNSSTSHS from the exons atgaaatttgGGAAAGAATTTGGGATACATATAGAACAAACATTACCTGAATGGAAAGACAAATACTTATGTTACAAACTTCTTAAAAAATTCCTTAAACAACGTCTTCCtgatcttcatcatcatcatcctggTGGGGATGCTGCTGTTCTTCCTCCGCCTCCGCCGCCGCATGTTGCCGCCGTCGATCGGAACTTTCCTCCGGTGCCACCCCACTTGGGTGATCTGCAAGATTGGTTTGTTAGAGTTCTTGATGATGAGATTGAAAAGTTTAAtgatttttatgttgataaagaagaagaatttgtCATCAGATTTAAG GAGTTAAAAGAAAGAATTGAGCGAGTTAAGGAGAAAAGCTGGAAAGATGGAAACTTTACTTCGGAAAGTGAATTCAGTGATGAGATGATGGCGATTCGCAAAGACTTTGTCACGATCCATGGGGAGATGGTTCTTCTCAAAAACTATAGCTCCTTGAATTTTGCAG GCATTATAAAGATTTTGAAGAAGTATGACAAAAGGACTGGAGGTCTCTTACGTGTACATTTTACACAACTTACCCTTCGTCAACCCTTCTTCACGACAGAGCCTCTTACCAGATTGGTACATGAGTGTGAGGAAAATCTTGAACTCCTTTTCCCTTTAGAAGCTGAAGTAATCGAATCGTCTAGCAAACCAGATGGCGAGACGTCCGATACAATAACCACATCAGTCAAGGTAGAAACTTCAGATGTATATAAACGGACAATTGATGCGATGAGAACAATAAAGGGTCTTAAAAAGGAAAGCTCTACCTCGAATCCACTTTCATTTGGATCTATTTTTGGCAACCAGGATGTCGACACAGGTGCCATAACTAATGGGGACTCTCCCACTAACTCATCAACTTCTCATAGTTAA
- the LOC122578877 gene encoding pectinesterase 31-like: protein MSRVLTVGKNGGASYRSIQEAIDDVPPGNSFRTVIRISPGIYRQPLYIPKNKNFITLAGLIPETTLITWDNTANKIDHHQTPRVIGTGPFGCGTAIVEGDDFIGENITFENSAPEGSGQAVAIRVTADRCAFYNCRFLGWQGTLYLQSGKQYLKDCYIEGSVDFIFGNSTALLEHCHIHCKSAGYITAQSRKSCLETTGYVFLRCIITGNGGSPYAYLGRPWGPFGRVIFAYTYLDSCIKYHGWNNWGKVENERTACFYEYRCFGPGSCPERRVTWARELMEEEAEQFLSHGFIDPNPERPWLSQRMALRIPYSA from the exons ATGTCAAGGGTGTTGACGGTGGGGAAAAACGGCGGGGCTAGTTACCGGAGCATACAAGAAGCTATAGACGACGTACCCCCCGGGAACAGTTTCCGGACAGTGATACGTATATCTCCAGGGATATATAGACAACctttatatataccaaaaaataaaaacttcatTACACTTGCAGGCTTAATCCCTGAGACCACTCTTATTACTTGGGATAACACCGCCAATAAGATTGATCACCATCAG ACACCACGAGTGATCGGAACAGGACCCTTTGGGTGTGGGACTGCCATTGTTGAAGGAGACGATTTcattggtgaaaatattacatttgAGAACTCTGCTCCTGAG GGTTCCGGGCAAGCAGTGGCTATCAGAGTAACTGCGGATCGATGTGCTTTTTATAATTGCAGATTTCTTGGGTGGCAG GGTACTCTTTATTTACAATCAGGGAAGCAATATCTGAAAGATTGCTACATTGAAGGAAGCGTAGACTTCATTTTTGGGAATAGTACCGCGCTGCTGGAACATTGTCATATTCATTGCAAGTCGGCCGGTTATATAACTGCCCAAAGTAGAAAATCTTGTCTGGAGACAACTGGCTATGTTTTCTTAAG ATGCATCATAACAGGCAATGGAGGTTCACCTTATGCTTATCTTGGACGCCCATGGGGACCTTTCGGGAGGGTGATTTTTGCATATACTTACTTGGATTCATGCATCAAGTATCATGGTTGGAATAATTGGGGCAAAGTTGAAAATGAAAGGACTGCTTGCTTTTATGAGTACAG ATGTTTCGGGCCAGGGAGTTGCCCAGAAAGACGGGTTACGTGGGCTAGAGAACTCATGGAGGAAGAGGCTGAACAGTTCTTGTCACATGGTTTTATTGACCCAAACCCGGAAAGGCCTTGGCTGTCCCAGAGAATGGCGCTTCGGATACCCTATTCTGCTTAA